In a single window of the Metopolophium dirhodum isolate CAU chromosome 2, ASM1992520v1, whole genome shotgun sequence genome:
- the LOC132939389 gene encoding D-beta-hydroxybutyrate dehydrogenase, mitochondrial-like codes for MDDDTALVLGVQLLALCCIACSLVLYLLRKMSRKTVDAVPALRSVLVTSCETSAGLQLCDRLAAAGFRVFAGHKPDIRSDAAESSDHAPPSGPSSGACALLRSRVKQRESAAADVERAPGGIVFVSLDVTREDSLHEAVVTIKRHLPAGEDGLWAVINTADVCLKGRIEMQESAQWETLFKTNVFGTLKAARTFYPLLVSQKGRFINFGTSNGHPRRQGMTAFDSARHAVVGASTSLREDLKDLGVHIIIINTNHILPEHMFELVRSSGRANEQTLNDIFLKTSLPEYAIHIILDALLESNPKPVYAFEKPSMFNCNSFSKKILKSERYVGYENI; via the exons ATGGACGACGATACAGCGTTGGTTTTGGGCGTTCAACTATTGGCCCTGTGTTGCATAGCGTGCTCTCTG GTGCTATACTTGTTGCGGAAAATGAGCAGGAAAACCGTGGACGCGGTTCCGGCGCTCCGATCAGTGCTGGTCACATCATGTGAAACGTCCGCTGGACTGCAGCTTTGCGACCGGCTGGCGGCCGCTGGTTTTCGGGTGTTTGCCGGCCACAAACCGGACATCCGGTCGGACGCGGCCGAGTCTTCCGATCACGCACCGCCGTCCGGCCCGTCATCCGGGGCCTGTGCCCTGCTCCGATCGCGCGTCAAGCAGCGTGAATCGGCCGCGGCGGACGTGGAACGGGCACCCGGAGGTATTGTGTTCGTGTCGTTGGACGTGACCCGCGAGGATTCGCTGCACGAAGCAGTGGTCACCATCAAAAGGCATCTGCCCGCCGGCGAAGACG gtttatgGGCTGTCATAAATACCGCAGACGTATGCCTGAAGGGAAGAATCGAAATGCAAGAGAGCGCTCAATGGGAGACGTTATTTAAGACTAATGTTTTTGGAACACTCAAGGCAGCCAGAACATTTTATCCTTTACTAGTGAGCCAAAaag GTCGTTTTATTAACTTCGGCACATCCAACGGACATCCTCGCCGGCAAGGGATGACTGCTTTCGACTCAGCGCGCCATGCCGTGGTCGGTGCTAGCACCTCGTTAAGAGAAGACCTAAAGGATTTGGGCGTACACATAATCATCATAAACACAAATCACATTCTGCCGGAGCACATGTTCGAATTGGTGCGATCTTCTGGCAGGGCAAACGAACAAACGCTCAATGACATTTTTCTGAAAACTTCTCTACCCGAGTATGCCATTCACATAATATTGGACGCACTGCTCGAGTCCAATCCCAAGCCCGTGTACGCTTTTGAAAAACCGTCGATGTTTAATTGCAATagcttttcaaaaaaaattctgaagtCCGAACGTTACGTcggatatgaaaatatttag